In Serinicoccus marinus DSM 15273, the genomic stretch CCGAGGTGTCCCACGACGCGGGCATCCTCACCATGGGCGGGCGTCGCTACGTCGTCGCCGTCCTCACCGGCGGCTGGCCCGGCCACGCCGAGCCCGCGGCGGAGCCGGCGCTCGCCGGCGTGGGCGAGGCGCTGCGGGCGTATGCCGTCGCCCGCGCCGACGCCTCACGCTGAGCCGAGTCAGGGACGCAGGCGTGGCCGGGCGAGGGACGGCCGCCTCGGCCCGGCGTGCAGCCATGGCGCGGTCAGTCGCCCCGCCCCGCGCTGGGGAAGGCCTCGCGGTAGCCGCGCCAGGAGCCCGCCGGGGTGGTCACCGACTCCGCCGCCAGCACTCCGCGGACCATGGCGCGGGTCACCACCTCCCCCGCGCCGTGCAGGAGGGCGTGGAAGCCGGCGACGTCCGGCACGCCTCGCGCACCGGTCGACAGGCCGAAGATCGCGTCGCCGTCGAACATCGTGTGGATCGGGTTGACCGCGCGCGCCATGCCGTCGTGACCGCTCGTCGCCAGCCGCGAGCACTGCGCTGGGGTCAGCCTTGCGTCGGTCGCGACCACCCCGATCGTCGTCGCGAGCGAGCGCGGGACGCGGCTGGTCGCGTTGGACTCCTCCGCCGCCCGCCGCGCCGCCTCCAGCTCGGCCGGATCGGGCCGGGCGGGCAGCCCCCCCTCCGGCCATCCTGGTATGCCGCGCACGTCCGCCTCGACCAGGTGGCGGGCGCCCCACAGCTCGCCCGTGCCGAGGTCGACGGCGGACCCGACAGCGTTGACCACGACGAGCGCCGCGAGCGTGGTGCCGTCGGGCAGCACGGCGCTCGCCGTGCCGACCGCGCCGCGCAGCCCGCCGACCTGCGTGCCGGTGCCGGCACCCACGTTGCCCAGCCCCGCGACGCCACCGCTCTCGGCGTCGGCCAGGGCCCGCGCGCCGAAGGAGGCGTCCGGGAAGGAGCCGAAGTCGCCGCCCCGCCCGAGGTCGAAGCAGACCGCCGCGGGCACGATCGGGACCACCTCGCCGGGCCCGCCCATCGGGAAGCCCCGGCCCCGGGCATACAGCTCGCGCATGACGCCGTCCGCCGCGGCCAGCCCGAAGGCCGACCCCCCGGAGAGCACGACCGCGTGCACCCGCTCGACCAGGTTGCGCGGGTCGAGCAGGTCGGTCTCGCGGGTGCCGGGCGCCCCGCCGCGCACGTCCGCCCCGGCGACCGCGCCCTCGGGCGGGCAGAGCACGACCGTGGTGCCGGTGAGGGAGCCGTCGCCGACGCGCTGGTGGTGCCCCACCCCCAACCCGCCGACGTCGAGGAGCGAGTTGGTGGGGCCGGCGGCGGGGTGCATACCCCTCAGCCTGCCAGCGCGGTGAGGATCTCCTCCACCTTGTCTTTGGCGTCGCCGAAGATCATCTGCGTGTTGTCGCGGAAGAAGAGCGGGTTCTGCACCCCGGCGTAGCCCGTCGCCATCGACCGCTTGAAGACGACCACGTCGCGGGCGTTCCACACCTCGAGGACGGGCATCCCCGCGATCGGGCTGCCCGGCTGCTCGATCGCGGCCGGGTTGACGGTGTCGTTGGCGCCGATGACCAGGACGACGTCGGTCGAGGCGAGGTCGTCGTTGATCTCGTCCATGCCGAGCACGATGTCGTAGGGCACCCGCGCCTCGGCGAGCAGGACGTTCATGTGCCCGGGCAGGCGCCCGGCGACCGGGTGTATGCCGAAGCGTACGTCCACGCCGAGGTCGGCGAGCCGCTCGACCAGCCGGGCGACCGGGTGCTGCGCATGGGCCACGGCCATGCCGTAGCCGGGCGTGATGACGACCGACCGGGCCTGCCACAGCAGCTCGGCGACACCCTCGGCGCTGACCTCGCGGTGGGTCCCCTGCTCCTCGCCGTCCCCCGCCGGCCAACCGGGTCGGCGCCGAAGCCGCCCGCGATGACCGAGACGAAGGAGCGGTTCATGGCCTTGCACATGATGTAGGACAGGATCGCGCCCGAGCTGCCGACCAGCGCCCCGGTGATGATGAGCAGGTCGTTTCCGAGCATGAAGCCCGCCGCGGCCGCCGCCCAGCCGCTGTAGGAGTTGAGCATCGAGACGACGACCGGCATGTCCCCGCCACCGATGGAGGCGACGAGGTGCGCGCCGAGCAGCAGCGCCAGGGCGGTGAGCAGGAGCAGCGGCAGCAGGCTCGAGGCCACGACGAACCACACCGACACCGCCAGGCTCGCCAGCACGACGAGCAGGTTGAGCAGGTGGCGCCGCGGCAGCATGAGTGGGGAGCT encodes the following:
- a CDS encoding P1 family peptidase, with protein sequence MHPAAGPTNSLLDVGGLGVGHHQRVGDGSLTGTTVVLCPPEGAVAGADVRGGAPGTRETDLLDPRNLVERVHAVVLSGGSAFGLAAADGVMRELYARGRGFPMGGPGEVVPIVPAAVCFDLGRGGDFGSFPDASFGARALADAESGGVAGLGNVGAGTGTQVGGLRGAVGTASAVLPDGTTLAALVVVNAVGSAVDLGTGELWGARHLVEADVRGIPGWPEGGLPARPDPAELEAARRAAEESNATSRVPRSLATTIGVVATDARLTPAQCSRLATSGHDGMARAVNPIHTMFDGDAIFGLSTGARGVPDVAGFHALLHGAGEVVTRAMVRGVLAAESVTTPAGSWRGYREAFPSAGRGD
- a CDS encoding NAD(P)(+) transhydrogenase (Re/Si-specific) subunit beta → MWQARSVVITPGYGMAVAHAQHPVARLVERLADLGVDVRFGIHPVAGRLPGHMNVLLAEARVPYDIVLGMDEINDDLASTDVVLVIGANDTVNPAAIEQPGSPIAGMPVLEVWNARDVVVFKRSMATGYAGVQNPLFFRDNTQMIFGDAKDKVEEILTALAG